A genome region from Bufo gargarizans isolate SCDJY-AF-19 chromosome 2, ASM1485885v1, whole genome shotgun sequence includes the following:
- the TWF1 gene encoding twinfilin-1, whose translation MSHQTGIQASENVQETFANARNGKYRLLKLDIENEQLMVSVTEKPASSWERDYDSFILPLLEDKQPCYILYRLDSQNAQGYEWLFIAWSPDYSHVRQKMLYAATRATVKKEFGGGHIKDEIFGTTKEDVSLSGYHKYLVCRSSPAPLTASEEELRQIRLNETQTEVSVDTKHQTLQGVAFPVERDAFQALDQLKNKKLNYVQLKIDIKNETIVLANTAYTEVKDLPARVPKDAARYHFFLYKHSHEGDYLDSIVFIYSMPGYNCSIRERMLYSSCKNPLLDVIENQLMIEIVKKIEIDNGDELTSDFLYDEVHPKQHAHKQNFAKPKGPAGKRGIRRIIRGPAEAEKAND comes from the exons ATGTCCCACCAGACCGGCATCCAGG cgagTGAAAATGTTCAAGAAACCTTTGCCAACGCTAGAAATGGAAAATACAGGCTATTGAAACTAGACATTGAGAATG AGCAACTGATGGTGAGCGTCACTGAAAAGCCTGCAAGTTCCTGGGAAAGAGATTATGACAGCTTTATTTTGCCACTGTTAGAAGATAAGCAGCCATGTTATATCTTGTATCGGTTGGATTCTCAGAATGCCCAGGGCTATGAGTGGCTCTTCATCGCCTGGTCTCCTGACTACTCTCAT GTACGACAGAAAATGTTGTATGCCGCAACTAGGGCAACTGTAAAGAAGGAATTTGGAGGCGGACACATAAAAGATGAAATTTTTGGAACAACTAAG GAAGATGTTTCGCTTAGTGGGTACCATAAATACTTGGTCTGCAGATCCTCTCCCGCCCCTCTTACTGCATCAGAAGAGGAACTGCGGCAAATAAGGCTGAATGAG ACTCAGACAGAGGTTTCCGTAGACACTAAACACCAGACTCTTCAAGGGGTTGCATTTCCAGTAGAGAGAGATGCGTTCCAGGCACTGGATCAATTGAAGAATAAGAAGCTAAACTATGTTCAGCTG AAAattgatataaaaaatgaaaccATTGTGTTGGCGAATACTGCGTACACAGAAGTGAAGGACTTGCCAGCAAGAGTTCCAAAGGATGCTGCACGTTACCACTTCTTCCTGTATAAGCATTCCCATGAAGGGGATTACTTGGATTCTATAG tgtttatctaTTCAATGCCTGGGTATAACTGCAGTATACGAGAGCGAATGCTTTATTCCAGCTGCAAGAATCCATTGTTAGATGTCATTGAAAACCAACTAATGATTGAAATTGTCAAAAAG ATTGAAATAGATAATGGAGATGAACTGACCTCGGATTTCCTCTATGATGAAGTGCACCCAAAGCAGCATGCACACAAGCAAAATTTTGCAAAGCCCAAGGGCCCAGCTGGAAAGAGAGGCATCAGGAGGATTATTAGAGGTCCTGCAGAAGCCGAAAAGGCCAATGACTAG